The following nucleotide sequence is from Citrus sinensis cultivar Valencia sweet orange chromosome 6, DVS_A1.0, whole genome shotgun sequence.
GAGTTATTTCAGTGTTTTGGTTTTGAGCTTCATTGTGTTTAGGGGCACAAGAACACTCTGGGGTATCTTGAATTTCTGTGTGTAggtttgaagaaatattttgcTCTGGAAGAATTTGGTTGTGATTGTTGTTAGAATTTTGATCATTAGGGAGAGTGAGAtcatgaatttctttttcagatgAACTTGTACTTACTGCTGGTGCCTCATGATTGTGACTGTCAGAAGGAAAAGTCACTGTGACGAATTTGCTAAAGGAATTTAAAGACTCAGATGGTTTGTTCTGGTTTGACTTTATGAATTTTGGATCTGTTTTGAGAGGAAAAGAATTCTCATTGAAGTTTACATGTGCTGCTATGTATATTTTTCCAGTTGAACTTAGACACATATAACCTTTGTGATATTGGCTGAATCCTAGATTTACACAAGTGGAGGTATGAAAATCAAGTTTATGTTTATTGTAAGGTCTCATGAAAGGATAGCACTCACAACCAAATGTTTTGATGAGAGAGTAATCTGGTTTCTTTGAGTAAAGGAATTCAAAAGGAGTCTTGTCATTTAAGGTAGGTGTGCTAGTTCTGTTTATGAGAAATGTGGCATTTGAGAAGGCTTCCCACCAGAATTTCAAGGGTAATCCAGATTGAGCAAGAAGAGTCAATCCAGTTTCTACCAAGTGTCTGTGTTTCCTTTCAGCTTTCCCATTTTGGTGATGAGTGTATGGGCATGAGTATCTCAAAGAAATACCTTCATGTTTCAGGTATGGTTCAAAGATTTTgtattcccccccccccccatgTCACACTGTAaggttttaattttcaattcaagACTTTTCTCAACGTGATTTTTGAAAGATATGAATGTTGTGAGTGCTTGAGACTTGTGAGTTAATCCATAAATCCATGTGTATCTGGTTTTATCATCAATGAAGGATATATAATATCTGAAACTTTGATGGGATTCAGTGGGTGCAGGACCCCAAAGATCACTATGGATGATCTCAAGGGCTTTTGAGGTTTTTGTTTCACTATGTTTGAAAGATAATCTGTGTTGTTTTCCATACTGACAGGCTTTGCAGAATGATAAACCAGAtgttttatttccaaattgAATATTACAAGCAGATAAAGTTTTCACAAGAGCACTGACACTAGGATGGCCTAATCTCATATGCCAAAGATCAAGCAATTTATTGCTTGTATAATTGTCATTACAACCGACAGACAACATAGACTCAGGACAAGATGTTTTATTTACTGTAAGTAGACTAGGAGTAGTAATTGAAGACAATAGAATGGATTTGAATTGACTGGAATCATGAGGCAAACTCAGCAGTTTGTACAATCCACCTTTAGCTATTCCTTTCAAAAGAACACTCCCCCTTCTCTTGTCCTTGACAACACAGCAAGTTTTATGAAATTCAATAGAGACATCATTATCATGCAATAATTGTGAAATACTAATCAAGTTTTTGGTTATTTCTGGAACATAAAGAATGTGGTTAAGTTTGATATGAGTTTATGTGTGTGAATCAAGTGTGCTGAGCAGTGAGTGACCAACAGAAACTATTTTGAGTTTAGTACCATTACCTACTACCAGCTGATCACTTCCCTTGTACTCAGAGCTGATGTTGAGATTGTTAAAGTCATTTGAGATGTGGTTGGTTGCACCACTGTCAAGATACTAGGCTCCATCCCTGTGACCTCCATTTTCAGCAATATATGCACTCCTCCTGTTAAGTGCTTGATTAGGTACATAATTCTTCTTAAACCTGTACCAGCAGTTGGTAGCAGTGTGATTTTTCCTGAAACAGATCTGGCATGGTCCCTTAGGTTCTTCTTCATCAGCAGGATTCTTGCCTTTGAACTTGTCTGGTGAATTCATATTCTGATTGAAATTGTATCCACCAGGTTGTTTTCCATTTGAGCTTCCAGCTGGCCTTCCACCATAGTTGTTGTTCGGCTGCCAGCTCCTCCTTTGATTTCCTCTGTGATAAGCTAAGTTAGCTTGATAATCCATATGACTAACAGAGTGTTGATATTCGATTCTATGTTCATGACTCAGCAGCATGCCATACACATCAGAGGGAGATGTGCCTTCAGGTTGTGCATTAATAGTTGTAACAATTGAATCATATTCAGATCCAAGGCCAGCAAGCAAGCACAGCACAAAATCTTCATCAGTCATATTATTTCCAGCAGCTCTCAGAGCATCAAGATTTGTTTTCATCTTTGTGTAGTACTCATGAATAGAGGTAGATCATTTCCTTGTGGTCTGAATTTGAGTTCTCAAATGCAGAACTCTGGCTCTGGATCTAGCTCCAAACTGAGCTACAAGAATTTGCCATACCTCCAGAGAAGACCTTGCTCCAACTACAGCACTAAGAACTTCTTCACTTAAAGTTGAGAGTAACCAGCTCATCAGCTGCTGATCATTTCTTCTCCAGATCTGGAACTGTGGATTTGGAGTTGTGATCACAGTTTGATCACTGTCAATGTTGATCGCAACTCGACTAGGTGGACTCTTTGAGCTATCGATCAGATCCTCCAGATCATTTGCATTGATCGTAGCTATCACTTGAGATCGCCACAACAAGTAATTGTTATTGGTAAGCTTTATTGGCGTGTTGAAGACAAGTGAGTTAAGAACAGAGGTGCTAACATTTGAAAGATGATTAGTGTTTATGGTTGAGCTCGAAGCTCCATTACTGTTGATCTGATTTTCATTACTCGCCATTGTTGCTTCTCagagctctgataccatgtgaGAATTTTGAGTAATGAATTTGTAactgttttattattttgcaatGTACAATGCTGTTGACTTATATAGCTGATCAGATTTATCATACAGCTCAACAACTCAGATTTACAATTACTAAAAACAAGTAATGCGTGTGTTATCTATTTAAATCTCAGCCGCTCATCTATAACTAGATTGTTACACACATAATGGTTGAGGAATCTCTGTGTAATTGTTCTGCCAACTTGGATATCTTTCTTCTTCACGTGTGTGTTGCATCACCTTACTTGTGTGAGCATCATTCTTGGTAATCAAGTAAGCTCCAGTTGGCACTCCCAAGTGAGCTGATCCAAGTTCAGCTTCATCCTCAAACTTAACAGCAACTATCTTGCATTTCTGTGGATCAATTTTTATTCGTATGCACAGAGAAAGATTTGAGTTTGACATTGATATATGCAATTCAAGCATTAAGTGGCccaaaatgatgatttataaACTTGTTTAAGTATATTAGATATCTCTTCGGtctaacatatatatacatacatgtatatataaatgtgTGTGTGCAtcagtgtatatatatatatatgtataagttATCCTGATATAAAGTATCATAATAGAGAGATATTATGGAGATTTTAGTGTACTATAATTCTTGTCGGGAAACGTATTTTACACAATAGCCTCATTTATGTCAGCTGCATTATGTTGTTGGATCACAAGCACAGATGCAAAAATGCCATGATCTGATGAAGCCAAAATGTTTCCGATCAGTCCCAAACCCACATTTTCAGGCTGATGGTCTGCAAGCTCTGCCTCGATAGTTGATGGGAACCTTCCTTTCCCAACTACAACAAGCTCATAATCCCTAATTTGCCCTATCTTTAGCACTTCGTCTTTCACGTTGGCCATCACCTTCTCTTCATACTCCACCGATCCACCCCACTTCCTCATGAAGTCGTCCACCGCAGCCTCATCCAGCTCCCTCTCTCTTGAGAAGCTATTGCCATTCTCTGTACTTATGTCTGATGTTGGCCTCTCAGCAATGCTGCTGGTTGCCGCCCTACTAGCTTGACCGATGAACCTTACGAGAGTCACCTTACCTCCTGGGTTTTCTGCCATCCTTCCACCTAAATCCAGAGCTCTGCGATCATCTGGTCCCCCGAAGAATATAATGCATACCCTTTTCAGCGCGGTAGCAGCTGGTTCTGCCACCGTCTGATCAGATCCAAAGCCGAATCCACGGTCCACAAGCACAGCCACCGAGCATGGTGCATTCTGTAGCACCGTCCGATTGACCTCTCTCCAGCCGTGGCAAACCCTAGCTATCTCCTCTTCACCCTCCCTTCTCCATTGTTTATGGAAGGGTAAGACAATCATTGCCACCCTCTTCGCCTCCGCGACATGAAAGATATCCTCATGCATGGTGGACAGTGCCGAGATTGCTGTTGAATGACGAATAGTCACTCTTCGCAGCTGTTTGTATGCTTCAAATGAGGTGACAATTTGATCATGTGACATGCCTTGGCGGAACCGATTAATGAATGGAACGCCATTCTTTCGAGTTTTTTGAACCATAAGGATGGAAGACGAGCGATCAGTGAGTTCAACAAGTCGCATGACATAAAGTTTGAGTGTCGATTTCTCGGTAGTCCTCATTAATTCTGTGAGCTTGATGAGTGAAGGCACATTTTCAGGACCATGTACGCATGCTTGGATTCGAAATTCATCTTTTGAGTCCTTGGCAGCAGGCAATTGTCGCTCTAATCCTCGTTGATTTTGAGGAGTGAGTGGACGAAAGGTTTTGTAGATGGCCATTACCATTGGAGTTGTCATGAAAGTTGTGAAGAGCGCCATCAGGACCAAAATAGCAAACATCTCATCGTTTAAAACCTGCAGTAAAGCAAAAGCAGTCGCCTTAATTAACTTTTCCAACTTTCAATTTATTGTTGATTCTTTATGTTCATCACCTTCGTTAGCAGTTTATCATTTGTATTATCCAAAACTTCGAATATGATTCCCGTGTAACCATTAAGTACGCATATAGCATTTTACCTAAGCTTTATGTCAATCCataaatctatttattttttctccacAGACTCCATATGCaagttttacttttttaattattattattattttttttactaaatagggatgaagataaaacaacattgctttgaaaaatgttttagCTTGTCTGAAAAAACCcaaaacttttaattatagCTATTTTGACCTCGACTTTCACCACTATAAAATAATGGAGACTTCAATCATTTTATGGCTGATTATTGAGTTTATAGCCTAACAGTGATGATGAAACTGACAGGACACGAaagaacaatattttaatgagcCACTATAAAACACAAATCTCAGCAATCATAACAGCCGTGCCCTCATAACAAATATGCGCATACAATCATATTCAGTTCTGAATATGTGCACGGATAGAATCGTCAGAGCAAACTTCATCACCATCTTAAGTGTCTAGAAATAGTTTTGTTATCCAACGTGGCTCTTAATTGACCTCTTGTTGACTTAACATATAGACACTCAGCAGTGCTATTGTTATTGTACGTATTTAGGCTCTAGCTCTgatattattgtatttatttaaactctCAAAAGACAATTATACTATAATTGTATAGGATATGCTACTATTGTTTTTATCAAAACAATAATACTAACATTACAAAATTGAGGTATAAAAGAAGAATCTAACCTCAAGTGTTTGACTAAAAAgttttcaattcttttctcTTTGGCTATGTACTCTTGTTCGGATCTTGAGAGTGAAGCgaaaaaagttaatttgtgGTTTTGCCCACTCCTCTTCCTTttagataattaataaaatataaaaaaatataaagtttgTATGTTGAATAAtgagttattaattaattacggCTGGATGTTATTAGTTAactatttatgttattattaatgtgATAGTTATAGCATCAAACACATTAAGTGCCACATCATTTATGATATGAATTTTATGTTCTAACTTTATAAcattactatttattaaaattcaaaaaatagtGCGCAAAAAAGGTGCAGTCgctattttctttaaagaaagtAGCGAGACATATGCCAATAAACTTATATCTGGATCCTCTCataatatgattttcttttaaataaattttatttatgtgattagtggttaataaattgagaaaataagtGATAAAACTATCACGAGATTAGAAGAGAATCTCACCTTCTTCTCCCTGCCAATGTTAAGAACAATAAGCTCCACCAAGCCCTTAGTATTCATTAAAACTCCAAGCGCTAAAGACTCTCTCACTGGAATCATACACAGCAGAGCCATTACAAAAGTTCCCAAAATCTTCCCAGCACACGCCATTGATATAACCAAAACCAATAGTCCCCACGCCTCGATGCCCCGGATCTTCGCCACGTCAGTTTTTAGCCCGCTTGATGCAAAGTAAAGCGGCAAGAGCAAACCTGACACAAAATCCTGAATCTTCTTCATCAGTCTCACAGCAAATTCGCTACCTTTCGGAATCGTCAGCCCGAAAACAAAAGCACCAAATATTGCATGGATCCCTATAAGGTCAGTTAAAAACCCTGACACCATAACACCAACTAGAGTTAAACAAATGTACACATCATCAACTAAAACATTATCAGATGAGCATTGGCGAGCAACCCAGTCCATAATAGGACGTACAACAATTAGCATGAAAGCTACAAAGGCGACTCCGGAAATGAGAACCCAGATGGATATTAATGAGCTCTGATGATGGGATTCTGCGCCAGAGCCTTTGCCGGCCAGGGCAACCGCTAGGGCTAAAAGAATCCATGCAGCAACGTCGTTGAAGGCTGCTGAGGCCATGGCGGTTTGACCCACTTGGGTGGTTAGGAGTTTGAGATCTGCTAAAATGCGGGCAAGTACAGGGAAAGCTGTGATGGAAAGGGATACGCCcatgaagatgatgaattgaCCGTAGCCTACTTTGTTCTCTCCGTGGACGGCTTTTTGGAGAAATAAAGAGACTCCAGCTCCGAAGAGGAAGGGGAGTGTGATTCCTGCAAGTGCTATTTTAAAAGCGCTTTTGCCGTTCTGGCGGATTGAGCTCAAGTCGAGCTCAAGGCCtacaaggaaaagaaagaagagtaGGCCAACGCTTGCTAATGATTCAAGTATGGGAGTGCTCCATGAAGGAAACACTAGGTGCAAATACTCTTTGTTTCTTCCTAGAGCTGATGGGCCAAGCAAAATTCCaccctgaaaaaaaaaatcacaaatcaAGAACACGAAAATAGTATATGATAGAAAATTCAAGTCCAAATTTTAGCGAGAACTCTCTAAAATAGAAAAGATCTTTTGTACATTGGATATACATACA
It contains:
- the LOC102630960 gene encoding cation/H(+) antiporter 20-like, which translates into the protein MLPPNITSIKTSSDGVWQGDNPLNFAFPLLIIQTTLVLLTSHCLAVLIKPLRQPKVIAEILGGILLGPSALGRNKEYLHLVFPSWSTPILESLASVGLLFFLFLVGLELDLSSIRQNGKSAFKIALAGITLPFLFGAGVSLFLQKAVHGENKVGYGQFIIFMGVSLSITAFPVLARILADLKLLTTQVGQTAMASAAFNDVAAWILLALAVALAGKGSGAESHHQSSLISIWVLISGVAFVAFMLIVVRPIMDWVARQCSSDNVLVDDVYICLTLVGVMVSGFLTDLIGIHAIFGAFVFGLTIPKGSEFAVRLMKKIQDFVSGLLLPLYFASSGLKTDVAKIRGIEAWGLLVLVISMACAGKILGTFVMALLCMIPVRESLALGVLMNTKGLVELIVLNIGREKKVLNDEMFAILVLMALFTTFMTTPMVMAIYKTFRPLTPQNQRGLERQLPAAKDSKDEFRIQACVHGPENVPSLIKLTELMRTTEKSTLKLYVMRLVELTDRSSSILMVQKTRKNGVPFINRFRQGMSHDQIVTSFEAYKQLRRVTIRHSTAISALSTMHEDIFHVAEAKRVAMIVLPFHKQWRREGEEEIARVCHGWREVNRTVLQNAPCSVAVLVDRGFGFGSDQTVAEPAATALKRVCIIFFGGPDDRRALDLGGRMAENPGGKVTLVRFIGQASRAATSSIAERPTSDISTENGNSFSRERELDEAAVDDFMRKWGGSVEYEEKVMANVKDEVLKIGQIRDYELVVVGKGRFPSTIEAELADHQPENVGLGLIGNILASSDHGIFASVLVIQQHNAADINEAIV